CGCGCCTGAGCCGCATCAAATTCCGGCGCAGATTGGCGTACATTCTCACCCACGATTGCCACACGGAAATCAAAGTTTTCATCTGCTAACTGCACAATTGCTTCCAGGAAAAGCTGCGGATTCTTGTCCGGTTCCCAACGATGATTCCACAAAATAAGCGGTGAAGACTGTTCCTGCTGCGGGGGCACCTGATAAGCGTCTAATCGCCGCAAATCTAATCCTAATGGCAATACAGCGGCCTTCTCTCGCAGCGCCTCAACAGATGACAGTTCGTTAAAATCGCCAAAATGCTTGAGCATACGCGGCAGCTCATCAAAGAACCGTTCTAGATGAAAAGCGCTGTTGAAATAGACGATGTCAGCGGCCATGGCACTCACATAATTGATGAAGCCATAGCGCCATCCATGACCCTGCCGCTTATTCAGTGGATAAGTGAGCTGATTTTCGTGGAAGTAGAGAGCAATCGGGGTTTGGTGAGTCTGCTTAAGGGTAAGAGCGCGGAACGTCGATAAATCGAACATGTCCGTTGCTAAGATCACATCAGGCTGATAAGGCAATGTCTGGTAGAGCCGTGAAATCGTCACGGCTCCACCCTGCATACGCCACTTCCAGAACTGCCCTGGCATAGAGAGCAAGTCTATATCGAGATTGCTATTACTGATCAGGCCATCCGCCCAGGCTTTATGGCTGCCCGTGTAATAAGGCTCTATGAGCAGGACACGCATGGATGTGCCATTAATTGGCTTAATCCGTGGGCTTGTTTTCGTCCGCCCTGCTAGCTGCACCTTCTGTTCCATCATCGTCTTCGGGTTCGTCTTGCTGTGATCCATCGAGCATGGCTGCCGCTTCGTCAGCAAGCTCACGCAGGGCACGCCCTGGTGGAATCCCATAGCGCTCAACAAGCCGCTTCTCTACGAGATTATAAGCACTCAGCGCATCAGCAGGCATACCTATCTCCAAGTATAGCTCCATGATACGCATGATGACATCTTCACGAGCATCGTTCATAGAAAGCGCACGCGCACATAAGCCCAAAGCGGCATTTAACTGCCCTGCTTTGCGTTTGCTATCCGCCAAATCAATCAGCAAGTCACTCAGGGCATATTCTAACTGCTGCCGCCGTTCCACAATCCAGGCTTCATCCGCCGTATGCAAGAAGCGATTATGTACCAGTTGGACAGCCTGCTCTAATAAGGCGATCTTTCTATCGCCTTCTGCCACATTAGCATCCTGCACCAACTGTGTAAAATGCATCACATCGTAATAAACATCGACATCCGGCGAAATGCGATAAAATCCATTGTTATACTTATAGATGTCAACATCATAGAGTATCTTGCGGACTTTACGCTTTGTCACATGGAAGACGTTGGTCGCTTCCTTATTCGTGAAGCCGGGCCAGAATGTGTCAAAAATATCCTGGCGCTTTACCATGCCTTTGTCAACTAAATAGAAGAATAGATTGTACGGCAGTGCCCCGCCCCAATCCTCCACAGATCGGCCATCAACCAGAACACGCCCCCCATTAAACGCATGAACAATAATCTGATGCCTTGAAGCAGATAATTCGTTATGGCGCACATGATTGACACTGGGGAGGATCTGAGCAATAGGCTCCAGGTTAGCATCATGCAACACATCATAAGGCAACCGCCTTCCAAATAAAACAAAGCGGCCCAGAGTATTTAACTCCTGCAGGCCTGCTTTTAAAAAATGGACCAAGTCACTTTGTACAACAGAATCAATATGATCCAGCAAGATAAAGCGTATTGATTGCAAATCTGGCAAGTGACCGTTATAGAACTCTTGAATTGCTGATGATAAGGATGTCCCTAACTCATCCAAAACACTACAGTCAAGATAAATAACGTCTTCACCGATATCCAGAAAGTTATTCAGTAACAACCTAGCATGCGTAAAATAGGGGTCTATCGCGACAATGCGACATCCCGGGTCAATTTCCCCCATCATGTTTTCTGTCTCCATCGGCTACAATCAAGCCGATTGTAGCCTGGTTGTAGATAGGCTAGTCGCCCAACTGCACTATGCGGTTGAGATTTTATTAGCATAAAACTAAACTAATTTACTAAATACTTACAATTTCTGCCACTAATAAAACTGACGTATATCAGAATATCTCCGTATATTGCTCCAGCTTAACACTAAGTAAGCAAAAAAACCCTACGAGGGGTATTAATGGACGTGATTTTGTATTCAGAACGAGAAAGATTAAGCCAGTAACTAAACGTGGTTCCTGCGATGTGCCTCGACAACGTTCGGGATGCTCTCAATTTTACGGATGATACGCGCCAATTGTTGGCTATCCGCAATATCGAGGATCAGCGACAATATCGCGATGTGCTGACGAGTCTTAACGTTAACCGTCGAGATATTGACTTTCTCATCGGCAATCATAGTTGTAATATCACGCAGCAGGCCCTCGCGGTCATTTGCGATGACTTCCAGCGGCACAGAATAACGATGTTCTTCTGTGACATGACCCCAGGCAACATCTAAGAGGCGCTCCCGCTCTTTTTCAGGCAACGCGGTAATGTTGACGCAATCAGCCCGATGGACAGTGACACCACGGCCACGCGTCACATAGCCAATGATTTCTTCGCCAGGGGTAGGATTACAGCACTTAGCAAGGCTGACAAGCAACCCACTTGTGCCGGTAATACTCACGCCCTCATCAATCGAAGCAATCGTCCGCGTGCTAGGACGCTTAACAATTTCATCGAATGTATCTTCAGTCCGCTGAGCACGACGTTCTGATTCAAGGACTTTGTTCGTGATCTGCGCGCCTGTAATATCACCAGCGCCGATGGCTGCCAGCAATTCTTCAGCATGGTCCATGTCAAATAGATGCGCCACGCTATCAAATGAAAGCTTATCCAGCACGCCAAGGCGCCGCAGTTCGCGCTCAAGAGCCTCACGACCCAGCGAAACGTGCTTTTCACGGTTTTGTCGGCGGAACCAATGGCGTATTTTACCGCGTGCGCGCGATGTTTTGACGTAGCCCAGGTCCTGGTTCAGCCAGTCCATACTCGGTCCGCCGCGCTTTGCCGTCTGAATTGTGACCTGATCCCCTGTTTTGAGCTGGTAATCCAGGCCAACCAGGCGCCCATGAATTTTAGCACCCCGGCAGCGATGACCGACATCCGTATGAATGTGATAGGCAAAGTCAATCGGGGTTGCCCCGACAGGCAGGTCGATGATATCGCCCTTAGGCGTGAAGGCATAAACGCGATCCTGGAAGACTTCCGTCTTCATGCGGTCCAGGAATGTCGCTGCATCCTCACGAGAATCGACGCCGTTTTCCATCAAGCGCCGCAAATAAGCAATGCGCTTTTCGAAGGCCTCGTCGTAGACTTCTTTCTTGCCTTCTTTGTACCGCCAGTGCGCGGCAATACCGTATTCAGCGTGTTCATGCATCTCACGCGTGCGGATCTGCACTTCGAGCGTTTTACCATGCTCGTTTAACACAGCGGTAT
The Phototrophicus methaneseepsis DNA segment above includes these coding regions:
- a CDS encoding AfsR/SARP family transcriptional regulator, with translation MMGEIDPGCRIVAIDPYFTHARLLLNNFLDIGEDVIYLDCSVLDELGTSLSSAIQEFYNGHLPDLQSIRFILLDHIDSVVQSDLVHFLKAGLQELNTLGRFVLFGRRLPYDVLHDANLEPIAQILPSVNHVRHNELSASRHQIIVHAFNGGRVLVDGRSVEDWGGALPYNLFFYLVDKGMVKRQDIFDTFWPGFTNKEATNVFHVTKRKVRKILYDVDIYKYNNGFYRISPDVDVYYDVMHFTQLVQDANVAEGDRKIALLEQAVQLVHNRFLHTADEAWIVERRQQLEYALSDLLIDLADSKRKAGQLNAALGLCARALSMNDAREDVIMRIMELYLEIGMPADALSAYNLVEKRLVERYGIPPGRALRELADEAAAMLDGSQQDEPEDDDGTEGAASRADENKPTD
- a CDS encoding RelA/SpoT family protein; the encoded protein is MVAANAYPVDLQDLLSRLSYTTPHDVSMIEHAYFKAQAAHEGQTRKSGEPYFTHCVAVAGILADLNLDSVTIAAGLLHDVLEDTQVTEDELIDEFGTDVTRLVEGVTKLTNLPIKDLGQNPDHVRTGVVNKELEYFRKMFMMMDDDVRVVLVKLADRLHNMRTLTYMPLHKQKRIAQETLDIFAPLANRLGIWQLKWELEDLSFRYLEPDAYRAIASSLDERRADRERYIQEVANKLRVELDKYNIQDVTITGRPKHIFSIYRKMQRKSLPLDQIYDVRAVRVIVEREEHCYLVLGIVHRLWRPIPGEFDDYIAAPKDNFYRSLHTAVLNEHGKTLEVQIRTREMHEHAEYGIAAHWRYKEGKKEVYDEAFEKRIAYLRRLMENGVDSREDAATFLDRMKTEVFQDRVYAFTPKGDIIDLPVGATPIDFAYHIHTDVGHRCRGAKIHGRLVGLDYQLKTGDQVTIQTAKRGGPSMDWLNQDLGYVKTSRARGKIRHWFRRQNREKHVSLGREALERELRRLGVLDKLSFDSVAHLFDMDHAEELLAAIGAGDITGAQITNKVLESERRAQRTEDTFDEIVKRPSTRTIASIDEGVSITGTSGLLVSLAKCCNPTPGEEIIGYVTRGRGVTVHRADCVNITALPEKERERLLDVAWGHVTEEHRYSVPLEVIANDREGLLRDITTMIADEKVNISTVNVKTRQHIAILSLILDIADSQQLARIIRKIESIPNVVEAHRRNHV
- a CDS encoding tRNA-queuosine alpha-mannosyltransferase domain-containing protein, whose product is MMEQKVQLAGRTKTSPRIKPINGTSMRVLLIEPYYTGSHKAWADGLISNSNLDIDLLSMPGQFWKWRMQGGAVTISRLYQTLPYQPDVILATDMFDLSTFRALTLKQTHQTPIALYFHENQLTYPLNKRQGHGWRYGFINYVSAMAADIVYFNSAFHLERFFDELPRMLKHFGDFNELSSVEALREKAAVLPLGLDLRRLDAYQVPPQQEQSSPLILWNHRWEPDKNPQLFLEAIVQLADENFDFRVAIVGENVRQSAPEFDAAQARLGDRFVHFGYLEDFSDYARLLWQADYIISAAYQDFFGIAVAEAMYCGCIPILPNRLNYPHLVPQAWHQNCLYDGDRLVNLLRYHLTEKPEVDTIALKKHIAQYDWAMMAPQYDAELMALAGR